In Xylocopa sonorina isolate GNS202 chromosome 3, iyXylSono1_principal, whole genome shotgun sequence, one genomic interval encodes:
- the Tyf gene encoding twenty-four isoform X4: MSTADTALSISIKMAPGPAHRQEPVAPDKTAENNNSEISNERENENSVVGVETVNNQSSSTECAATNIDINSDSTNQSAPTCITSDNKQEEPATLSTLNEGELRALLDEAITYKCPKDREGKSSLFKELLQEAEADETEEGRRIVPNSRCLPGSNRRRHKRDSVSERLTHGGSLQNLAQPIASEFDSSFAYLTSGSSHTYGGSKRKNKKYTGSSVSARQREGGSLPSNVNASHSLASLANLDLIFDKKKGFCEERTAYDWTNKEKSKSLDKPSYTSTKKEEKEKDKKDTKKDPCETEVEVREKRGSKGKHGTNEMLESDNPPPEYKSDYMVIDLGDAEVGTISERNVGSTISGVQRPHSLDTEDDEGIEMKIIEPRRSQFISRTTFDIAQTPVDTTIDFSLREHSGKQDKSKISVNGTEVTGALSFQTFNSVKCGIGGTANSSSTSQGKVVPSLCSMMSASLQTQNITMEGSRYTAHTTGTGEKKSLDENGNPVQNYNGERKKPRRKNQEPNVIVYNAENVEGHRNEDIDSLINFIENKESKSKKGKPGNPVRVKTSSGAKPRSREKDTKREQLPAKLQKSNSLEEISKTKLEDLTTEKSVSSSGASSISSQHGTINVALRRAKQRSTGDTAIDSRGDRRSWGTEEEPEHETEFLVVTKKKKSKKQSRAQNLTISGSYLQNSRGFSNEYRTPLSPELRRKSASSMPPSDKSDSSDSDSVHSLPVTSNTSKHNLSKIATSSGGTPQASYADIARMATINMTHNSVLNMSTIVPNMLNTTSWPSVPPKTPSEPDKIPQDYYPSLDELQHSDRKTRQHNFTHSNHILNLSFEKPPSPTLSKMKNSTERKKAEAQEEAINKNIQVIKYVQDVEKMRQNLTQQEQRTLSSTNHSTTSNEILITNPIPSKLNNIVTNCNSDSDNNNPSCNNVSNKDTIVSVRCNNNPRARRGGYVQSNQNVQNQVSHEDQHFKKAGYTYHDESTKKPQNVENSNTHCENKNSPGGSSTDESESQKANALSNPKVTQEAQSTDSDSSKLMRNEKPTKPAKEQNVNVKHETVKLGIVYSVNTKQEQQEDSESKKAKQQVGTTDKDQLQKMESQSANKQKTSRPAVILLDETSSDVNKNSELPTELRFGFEINEQLLLSEESTAEENSTTGTVFPSVVPPLMNKPPNFDRYPPLFDKHMRCDKFAPNFMQPPNAHVTQQPMHPVMVQRLPCMGYPPRFPPPACLPPPPTPPPDIMEKYHHQPKEDFSMLYVAPEEDVNIQTYNHDKIVSFVGLAWDAVMKEMPVTAGGRIQFYSGQ, encoded by the exons ATGAGTACAGCGGATACAGCGCTGTCAATTTCGATCAAAATGGCCCCAGGGCCGGCACATCGTCAAGAACCGGTGGCACCTGACAAAACTGCTGAAAATAATAATAGTGAAATCTCTAATGAAAGGGAGAACGAAAATTCAGTGGTAGGTGTTGAGACTGTTAATAATCAGAGTTCAAGTACAGAGTGTGCTGCAACGAACATTGACATCAATTCAGATTCAACAAATCAAAGTGCACCTACTTGTATTACCTCTGACAATAAGCAG GAAGAACCAGCTACTTTGTCTACACTAAATGAGGGTGAATTACGTGCACTATTGGATGAAGCTATAACTTACAAGTGTCCCAAAGATCGTGAAGGAAAATCAAGTCTCTTTAAG GAACTACTGCAAGAAGCAGAAGCCGATGAAACAGAGGAAGGTCGAAGGATAGTACCTAATTCACGTTGCCTACCTGGGTCAAATCGTAGAAGACATAAAAGAGATTCTGTATCAGAGAGGTTAACACACGGTGGATCATTGCAAAATTTAGCACAACCTATTGCTTCGGAGTTTGATAGTAGTTTTGCATATCTAACATCCGGATCTAGCCATACTTACGGAGGAAGCAAGAGAAAGAATAAGAAGTATACAGGATCCAGTGTTTCTGCTAGACAAAGGGAAGGTGGTTCTTTGCCCTCAAATGTTAATGCATCACACAGTCTTGCTTCATTGGCTAATTTAGACCTAATATTCGATAAAAAG AAGGGCTTCTGTGAAGAGAGGACAGCTTATGACTGGACTAATAAAGAAAAATCCAAATCATTAGACAAACCATCATACACTAgtacaaaaaaagaagaaaaagagaaggatAAAAAGGATACAAAAAAAGATCCGTGTGAGACTGAAGTTGAAGTGCGCGAGAAAAGAGGTAGCAAAGGGAAACACGGCACAAATGAAATGCTTGAATCAGATAATCCACCACCAGAGTATAAGTCAGATTATATGGTGATTGATCTAGGTGACGCCGAG GTGGGTACTATTAGTGAAAGGAATGTGGGATCCACTATAAGTGGGGTTCAGAGACCTCACTCCTTAGACACAGAGGATGACGAAGGaattgaaatgaaaattattGAACCACGTAGATCTCAATTTATATCACGCACTACTTTCGATATAGCTCAAACCCCTGTGGACACTACTATAGACTTTTCTCTCCGTGAACATAGCGGAAAGCAAGATAAATCAAAAATATCTGTTAATGGTACAGAGGTAACTGGTGCCCTCTCTTTTCAAACTTTTAATAGTGTGAAATGTGGTATCGGTGGAACTGCGAACAGTTCTAGTACTAGTCAGGGTAAAGTAGTTCCAAGTTTATGCTCCATGATGTCTGCATCCTTACAAACACAGAATATCACAATGG AAGGTTCCAGGTACACAGCGCATACTACTGGAACTGGAGAAAAGAAGTCTCTAGATGAAAATGGAAATCCAGTGCAAAATTACAATGGTGAACGAAAGAAGCCTAGAAGAAAAAACCAGGAACCTAACGTAATTGTATATAACGCTGAAAACGTCGAAGGACATCGCAACGAGGACATCGAcagtttaattaatttcatcGAAAATAAGGAGTCTAAGAGTAAAAAAGGAAAACCAGGTAATCCAGTAAGAGTAAAAACTAGTTCAGGAGCAAAACCAAGGAGTAGAGAAAAAGACACTAAAAGGGAACAGTTGCCTGCCAAGTTACAGAAGTCcaattctcttgaagagatatCTAAAACTAAACTTGAAGATCTCACAACGGAAAAAAGTGTCAGTTCTAGCGGTGCCAGTAGTATATCGAGTCAACACG GCACAATTAACGTTGCTTTACGCCGTGCGAAACAAAGAAGCACAGGGGACACAGCTATCGATAGTCGTGGTGATAGACGATCCTGGGGAACAGAAGAAG AGCCTGAACACGAAACAGAATTCTTGGTAGTtacgaaaaagaagaagagtaaAAAGCAGAGTAGAGCGCAGAATTTAACAATATCCGGATCTTATCTTCAAAATTCCAGAGGATTCTCTAATGAATATAGAACGCCGCTTTCTCCCGAACTTAGAAGAAAATCGGCAAGCAGCATGCCTCCAAG TGATAAATCGGACAGCAGCGATTCAGATTCTGTCCATTCATTGCCGGTTACATCGAATACGTCCAAACATAATTTATCAAAAATAGCTACCTCATCGGGCGGAACGCCGCAGGCAAGTTACGCGGATATAGCTCGCATGGCAACTATTAATATGACACATAATTCGGTGTTAAATATGTCCACGATAGTTCCAAACATGTTGAACACAACCTCGTGGCCTAGTGTGCCACCGAAAACGCCCTCAGAGCCAGACAAAATCCCTCAAGACTATTATCCCAGTTTAGATGAATTGCAACACTCGGACAGGAAAACAAGACAACACAACTTCACCCATTCGAATCATATTCTGAATCTTAGCTTCGAAAAGCCACCCTCGCCGACCTTGTCGAAAATGAAAAATTCCACGGAAAGAAAGAAAGCGGAAGCTCAAGAAGAGGCTATCAATAAAAATATACAAGTTATCAAATACGTACAAGATGTTGAAAAAATGCGGCAAAATTTAACACAACAAGAACAAAGAACACTGAGCTCTACTAACCATAGCACAACGTCAAACGAGATTTTAATAACAAATCCAATTCCATCGAAGCTCAATAATATAGTAACAAATTGTAATTCTGATTCTGATAACAATAATCCGAGTTGTAACAATGTTAGTAATAAGGATACGATCGTGAGCGTGAGGTGTAACAACAATCCTCGAGCACGTCGCGGAGGATACGTTCAAAGCAATCAAAATGTACAAAATCAAGTATCGCACGAAGACCAACACTTCAAAAAGGCTGGATATACGTATCACGATGAAAGTACGAAGAAACCACAAAACGTTGAAAATTCGAACACGCATTGCGAAAACAAAAACAGTCCCGGTGGTAGTTCAACCGATGAAAGCGAGTCGCAAAAAGCTAATGCTTTGAGTAATCCAAAAGTGACGCAAGAAGCGCAAAGTACTGATTCCGATTCTAGTAAATTAATGAGAAACGAGAAACCAACGAAGCCTGCAAAAGAGCAAAATGTTAACGTTAAGCATGAAACGGTTAAATTGGGAATCGTATACTCCGTGAATACGAAACAGGAACAGCAGGAAGATTCTGAATCCAAAAAGGCGAAACAACAGGTCGGAACTACAGATAAAGATCAGTTGCAAAAAATGGAATCGCAGTCCGCCAATAAACAAAAAACTTCAAGACCTGCAGTTATATTATTAGACGAAACTTCGTCAGATGTTAATAAGAACAGCGAGCTGCCAACTGAACTTAGGTTTGGATTTGAAATTAACGAACAACTTCTGTTATCCGAAGAATCGACAGCCGAAGAGAATTCAACTACTGGCACTGTGTTCCCCTCCGTGGTTCCGCCTCTTATGAACAAACCACCCAATTTTGATAGATATCCGCCGTTATTTGACAAGCACATGAGGTGCGACAAATTCGCACCCAATTTCATGCAACCACCAAACGCGCACGTAACGCAACAACCTATGCACCCGGTGATGGTGCAGCGATTACCATGTATGGGCTATCCACCAAGATTTCCTCCTCCAGCGTGTCTACCGCCACCGCCTACACCTCCACCAGATATAATGGAGAAGTATCATCATCAACCGAAAGAAGATTTCTCTATGCTCTATGTGGCTCCGGAAGAGGATGTCAATATACAAACGTACAATCATGATAAGATCGTCTCATTCGTTGGCTTAG CATGGGACGCTGTTATGAAAGAAATGCCAGTAACTGCAGGCGGCCGTATACAATTCTACAGTGGTCAGTGA
- the Tyf gene encoding twenty-four isoform X1 produces MSTADTALSISIKMAPGPAHRQEPVAPDKTAENNNSEISNERENENSVVGVETVNNQSSSTECAATNIDINSDSTNQSAPTCITSDNKQEEPATLSTLNEGELRALLDEAITYKCPKDREGKSSLFKELLQEAEADETEEGRRIVPNSRCLPGSNRRRHKRDSVSERLTHGGSLQNLAQPIASEFDSSFAYLTSGSSHTYGGSKRKNKKYTGSSVSARQREGGSLPSNVNASHSLASLANLDLIFDKKKGFCEERTAYDWTNKEKSKSLDKPSYTSTKKEEKEKDKKDTKKDPCETEVEVREKRGSKGKHGTNEMLESDNPPPEYKSDYMVIDLGDAEVGTISERNVGSTISGVQRPHSLDTEDDEGIEMKIIEPRRSQFISRTTFDIAQTPVDTTIDFSLREHSGKQDKSKISVNGTEVTGALSFQTFNSVKCGIGGTANSSSTSQGKVVPSLCSMMSASLQTQNITMEGSRYTAHTTGTGEKKSLDENGNPVQNYNGERKKPRRKNQEPNVIVYNAENVEGHRNEDIDSLINFIENKESKSKKGKPGNPVRVKTSSGAKPRSREKDTKREQLPAKLQKSNSLEEISKTKLEDLTTEKSVSSSGASSISSQHGTINVALRRAKQRSTGDTAIDSRGDRRSWGTEEGQSIYCNDTGDDYASRRNSNKKINPEPEHETEFLVVTKKKKSKKQSRAQNLTISGSYLQNSRGFSNEYRTPLSPELRRKSASSMPPSDKSDSSDSDSVHSLPVTSNTSKHNLSKIATSSGGTPQASYADIARMATINMTHNSVLNMSTIVPNMLNTTSWPSVPPKTPSEPDKIPQDYYPSLDELQHSDRKTRQHNFTHSNHILNLSFEKPPSPTLSKMKNSTERKKAEAQEEAINKNIQVIKYVQDVEKMRQNLTQQEQRTLSSTNHSTTSNEILITNPIPSKLNNIVTNCNSDSDNNNPSCNNVSNKDTIVSVRCNNNPRARRGGYVQSNQNVQNQVSHEDQHFKKAGYTYHDESTKKPQNVENSNTHCENKNSPGGSSTDESESQKANALSNPKVTQEAQSTDSDSSKLMRNEKPTKPAKEQNVNVKHETVKLGIVYSVNTKQEQQEDSESKKAKQQVGTTDKDQLQKMESQSANKQKTSRPAVILLDETSSDVNKNSELPTELRFGFEINEQLLLSEESTAEENSTTGTVFPSVVPPLMNKPPNFDRYPPLFDKHMRCDKFAPNFMQPPNAHVTQQPMHPVMVQRLPCMGYPPRFPPPACLPPPPTPPPDIMEKYHHQPKEDFSMLYVAPEEDVNIQTYNHDKIVSFVGLAWDAVMKEMPVTAGGRIQFYSGQ; encoded by the exons ATGAGTACAGCGGATACAGCGCTGTCAATTTCGATCAAAATGGCCCCAGGGCCGGCACATCGTCAAGAACCGGTGGCACCTGACAAAACTGCTGAAAATAATAATAGTGAAATCTCTAATGAAAGGGAGAACGAAAATTCAGTGGTAGGTGTTGAGACTGTTAATAATCAGAGTTCAAGTACAGAGTGTGCTGCAACGAACATTGACATCAATTCAGATTCAACAAATCAAAGTGCACCTACTTGTATTACCTCTGACAATAAGCAG GAAGAACCAGCTACTTTGTCTACACTAAATGAGGGTGAATTACGTGCACTATTGGATGAAGCTATAACTTACAAGTGTCCCAAAGATCGTGAAGGAAAATCAAGTCTCTTTAAG GAACTACTGCAAGAAGCAGAAGCCGATGAAACAGAGGAAGGTCGAAGGATAGTACCTAATTCACGTTGCCTACCTGGGTCAAATCGTAGAAGACATAAAAGAGATTCTGTATCAGAGAGGTTAACACACGGTGGATCATTGCAAAATTTAGCACAACCTATTGCTTCGGAGTTTGATAGTAGTTTTGCATATCTAACATCCGGATCTAGCCATACTTACGGAGGAAGCAAGAGAAAGAATAAGAAGTATACAGGATCCAGTGTTTCTGCTAGACAAAGGGAAGGTGGTTCTTTGCCCTCAAATGTTAATGCATCACACAGTCTTGCTTCATTGGCTAATTTAGACCTAATATTCGATAAAAAG AAGGGCTTCTGTGAAGAGAGGACAGCTTATGACTGGACTAATAAAGAAAAATCCAAATCATTAGACAAACCATCATACACTAgtacaaaaaaagaagaaaaagagaaggatAAAAAGGATACAAAAAAAGATCCGTGTGAGACTGAAGTTGAAGTGCGCGAGAAAAGAGGTAGCAAAGGGAAACACGGCACAAATGAAATGCTTGAATCAGATAATCCACCACCAGAGTATAAGTCAGATTATATGGTGATTGATCTAGGTGACGCCGAG GTGGGTACTATTAGTGAAAGGAATGTGGGATCCACTATAAGTGGGGTTCAGAGACCTCACTCCTTAGACACAGAGGATGACGAAGGaattgaaatgaaaattattGAACCACGTAGATCTCAATTTATATCACGCACTACTTTCGATATAGCTCAAACCCCTGTGGACACTACTATAGACTTTTCTCTCCGTGAACATAGCGGAAAGCAAGATAAATCAAAAATATCTGTTAATGGTACAGAGGTAACTGGTGCCCTCTCTTTTCAAACTTTTAATAGTGTGAAATGTGGTATCGGTGGAACTGCGAACAGTTCTAGTACTAGTCAGGGTAAAGTAGTTCCAAGTTTATGCTCCATGATGTCTGCATCCTTACAAACACAGAATATCACAATGG AAGGTTCCAGGTACACAGCGCATACTACTGGAACTGGAGAAAAGAAGTCTCTAGATGAAAATGGAAATCCAGTGCAAAATTACAATGGTGAACGAAAGAAGCCTAGAAGAAAAAACCAGGAACCTAACGTAATTGTATATAACGCTGAAAACGTCGAAGGACATCGCAACGAGGACATCGAcagtttaattaatttcatcGAAAATAAGGAGTCTAAGAGTAAAAAAGGAAAACCAGGTAATCCAGTAAGAGTAAAAACTAGTTCAGGAGCAAAACCAAGGAGTAGAGAAAAAGACACTAAAAGGGAACAGTTGCCTGCCAAGTTACAGAAGTCcaattctcttgaagagatatCTAAAACTAAACTTGAAGATCTCACAACGGAAAAAAGTGTCAGTTCTAGCGGTGCCAGTAGTATATCGAGTCAACACG GCACAATTAACGTTGCTTTACGCCGTGCGAAACAAAGAAGCACAGGGGACACAGCTATCGATAGTCGTGGTGATAGACGATCCTGGGGAACAGAAGAAGGTCAGTCTATATATTGCAATGATACCGGAGATGATTATGCTAGTCGCCGAAATTCCAATAAAAAAATCAATCCAGAGCCTGAACACGAAACAGAATTCTTGGTAGTtacgaaaaagaagaagagtaaAAAGCAGAGTAGAGCGCAGAATTTAACAATATCCGGATCTTATCTTCAAAATTCCAGAGGATTCTCTAATGAATATAGAACGCCGCTTTCTCCCGAACTTAGAAGAAAATCGGCAAGCAGCATGCCTCCAAG TGATAAATCGGACAGCAGCGATTCAGATTCTGTCCATTCATTGCCGGTTACATCGAATACGTCCAAACATAATTTATCAAAAATAGCTACCTCATCGGGCGGAACGCCGCAGGCAAGTTACGCGGATATAGCTCGCATGGCAACTATTAATATGACACATAATTCGGTGTTAAATATGTCCACGATAGTTCCAAACATGTTGAACACAACCTCGTGGCCTAGTGTGCCACCGAAAACGCCCTCAGAGCCAGACAAAATCCCTCAAGACTATTATCCCAGTTTAGATGAATTGCAACACTCGGACAGGAAAACAAGACAACACAACTTCACCCATTCGAATCATATTCTGAATCTTAGCTTCGAAAAGCCACCCTCGCCGACCTTGTCGAAAATGAAAAATTCCACGGAAAGAAAGAAAGCGGAAGCTCAAGAAGAGGCTATCAATAAAAATATACAAGTTATCAAATACGTACAAGATGTTGAAAAAATGCGGCAAAATTTAACACAACAAGAACAAAGAACACTGAGCTCTACTAACCATAGCACAACGTCAAACGAGATTTTAATAACAAATCCAATTCCATCGAAGCTCAATAATATAGTAACAAATTGTAATTCTGATTCTGATAACAATAATCCGAGTTGTAACAATGTTAGTAATAAGGATACGATCGTGAGCGTGAGGTGTAACAACAATCCTCGAGCACGTCGCGGAGGATACGTTCAAAGCAATCAAAATGTACAAAATCAAGTATCGCACGAAGACCAACACTTCAAAAAGGCTGGATATACGTATCACGATGAAAGTACGAAGAAACCACAAAACGTTGAAAATTCGAACACGCATTGCGAAAACAAAAACAGTCCCGGTGGTAGTTCAACCGATGAAAGCGAGTCGCAAAAAGCTAATGCTTTGAGTAATCCAAAAGTGACGCAAGAAGCGCAAAGTACTGATTCCGATTCTAGTAAATTAATGAGAAACGAGAAACCAACGAAGCCTGCAAAAGAGCAAAATGTTAACGTTAAGCATGAAACGGTTAAATTGGGAATCGTATACTCCGTGAATACGAAACAGGAACAGCAGGAAGATTCTGAATCCAAAAAGGCGAAACAACAGGTCGGAACTACAGATAAAGATCAGTTGCAAAAAATGGAATCGCAGTCCGCCAATAAACAAAAAACTTCAAGACCTGCAGTTATATTATTAGACGAAACTTCGTCAGATGTTAATAAGAACAGCGAGCTGCCAACTGAACTTAGGTTTGGATTTGAAATTAACGAACAACTTCTGTTATCCGAAGAATCGACAGCCGAAGAGAATTCAACTACTGGCACTGTGTTCCCCTCCGTGGTTCCGCCTCTTATGAACAAACCACCCAATTTTGATAGATATCCGCCGTTATTTGACAAGCACATGAGGTGCGACAAATTCGCACCCAATTTCATGCAACCACCAAACGCGCACGTAACGCAACAACCTATGCACCCGGTGATGGTGCAGCGATTACCATGTATGGGCTATCCACCAAGATTTCCTCCTCCAGCGTGTCTACCGCCACCGCCTACACCTCCACCAGATATAATGGAGAAGTATCATCATCAACCGAAAGAAGATTTCTCTATGCTCTATGTGGCTCCGGAAGAGGATGTCAATATACAAACGTACAATCATGATAAGATCGTCTCATTCGTTGGCTTAG CATGGGACGCTGTTATGAAAGAAATGCCAGTAACTGCAGGCGGCCGTATACAATTCTACAGTGGTCAGTGA